TAAAATATGTTTCATAAAATCGAGACTATTTTGTAAAAGTAGTAAGATAATATAACATACACCTTTAAAAAAAACATAAAAAAAAAGACGTTTTTAGTTAAAAAAACGCCCTTTTCAATGGATTAATGGATGTAATATATGCTGCTATTATTCAGTAACGGTGCTTTCTTCTAACCAGTTTCCATCTTTATCGGCATAAACTGTGCTAGTGCTTCCATCAATGGTAAGCTCTAATTTGTATTGCTCGCTCTCATTAACATAAGCCTTGCTTATTGTAGCCGATGCAAAATCTTTCGTTACAGCATCGGTAACGGCAGCTGGTAACTTATCAACAGCAATTTCTTTGAACTTGTCATTCATTACCACGTTTATAACTTCATCAACTGGTGAGATACTGTTGGATAATGCAAATATTGAAACTCCACTTGCTAAAATTGCTACGGTTAAAATTAATTTTTTCATGATTTTTAAGATTTAAGATTTTAATTATTAATTATTTTATTAATTTATTTACGATTAGTATAAAGAAATAAATATGCCATGAGTAATAATTAAAAACAAAATACGCGTAAAATATTGATTTTAAGTACTTTGTGATATTTTCACGATTTGGGAACCAAATCGTTGATGTGTAAAAAGTGTGTAATTCCAGCATGGGGCGTGTAAAAATTACACTATTGTTTTTCCGGTAAAATAAATAATACCATTCATGCTAAACTTTACTGTATTTATTCCTACATTATATTCTATAGGAGTTAAAGTTGTTATTTTAAAAATATTGCGAAATTGTAAGTGGGTATAATTTGAAGATTCATATAAACTTGCTCTTAGTAAACTAATTGTATTAAAATTTGATTAGTTTTACTATTTAGAACTTGTTTAAACTTTTCACAATTGTCTAAAAATTAGTCAAAAAAGTTTAAACGAGTTCTTATACTGATTTGTAAATTTCAAAAACTATGTCACCAATAAAACATTGTAATAGTTTACTTTTCCTTTGTCTTTTACTAATTTCTCAAGTATCGATAGCCCAATTTACACCCTTTTTTCAAAATTACTCTTTATCGGAATATAATGCAGGGAATCAAAATTGGGGTGTTTCCAGAGCAGAAAATGGTATGCTATATGTCGCTAATAATAACGGTTTGTTAGAATATGATGGCATTAAATGGGACTTTATGGAGCTGCCAAACAAAACCACCATTCGATCTGTTTTAGCTTATAAAGAATTAATATATACAGGATCCTATGAAGAGTTCGGGTATTGGAAAAAGAATTCTAAAGGCGTATTAATTTATAGTTCTCTAAGCAATTCAATAAAAGAAAAAATTTCACCTAATGAAGAAATTTGGCAAATTTTACCCTTTAAAGAAGGCATTGCTTTTAGGTCTTTTCTAAATATATACATATATAAATTTAATGGTGAAATAACGAAGATAAAACCAAAATCTATAATTATTTCGTGTAGTGTCGTTGATAATATATTGTATGTAGCGACACTTAATGATGGCATTTATGAATTTAAGAATAATGAGTTAATATCAAAAATTGAGGATAAGACTATAGATAATACTAAAGTCTTATTTATTACTAAGTACAAAGGAAAATTACTTTTAATAACATCACTTAAAGGATGTTTAATTTATGAAAACAACACTCTAAAACCCGCAGATTTTGAAATTAATGATATCATAAAGCAACATTTGCTAAATGGGTTCTCTTTATTGAATAAAGGAAATATGGCTTTTGGAACTATAAAGGATGGTATCTATTTCACAAATAATGAAGGAAAAGTAATTTTTCACATCAATAAAGAAAACGGGTTAATAAACAATACTGTTTTAAGTCAATATTTAGATAGTGATAATAAATTATGGTTGGGCTTAGACAATGGAATAGCATGCGTTGATTTAAATAACAATAATTCCTTTTTTAACGATGTCTCTGGCCGATTAGGGGCGGTCTATGATGTTATTAAGTTTAAAGATGTCATTTATCTAGGCAGTAATACAGGCTTGTTTTATTTAGATAAAGAAAATAGTTTGCAATTTATAAAAGGTTCTCAAGGACAAGTGTGGAATTTAAAGGAAATTGAGGGAGAATTATTTTGCGGGCATAATGAGGGGACATTTTTAGTAGAAGATTATGCACTTAAACTAGTGTCACCGGTTACAGGAGGTTGGGTTATAAAAAAAGCTCCAGAACAAAACAGTACATATATTGAAGGCACCTATACAGGATTGGTTAGATTAAAAAAGGAAAACAATATTTGGTCGGCGAAACATCTTGGAAAAACCACCATGCCCATTAAATATTTGGTTTTTGAAAATCAAAATACAGCTTGGGCTGCACACGCCTATAAAGGCTTATATAAAATTAAGTTTGATAAAAACTACGATACCATTATAAGTATTGAAAATTATAATACTAAAGGTGTTTTTCCAGATTTTAATATTAGGGTTTATAAAATTAAAAGCGATATCTGTTTTAAAACAAATGATGGTTGGTTAAGATATGAATCAATTTTAGATAGTATTGTTCCATATGATGTATTAAACAAAAGTTTTGGAAGGGATTCTTATGTAATATCTGAAGAAAATATTAATCAATTAGTTTTAAAAACCAATAATGATGCTATTCGTTTTAAATCCTTACTAAATAACGAAAAAGAAATATCACTATCTAATAACTATTTTGAAAATAGATTAATTGTTGGTAACGAAAATGTTTCCAGTATAAATGATTCCATATTTGCATTGAATCTAAACAATGGTTTTATGCTTATCGATAGCAGGTCAGATTCCCAAGCAAAACTATATAAACCAACTATTGATAATATTGAAATTGATAAAGTACTAATAGATTTTAATTTAAATAAAAAGACATCTATAAAGTTGAACAGTAGTTTTGGTGTTTCAATATCATCACCAAAATCAAGTAATCATTTTTTTGAGTATTCTATAGTAGAGTTAGATCCTAATAAATGGAAAAGATTAGAAAAAAACAAATTAGAGCTATCAGGTCTAAAAGATGGAACATACACCATACTATTCCGAACCAGAAATTATCTAGATAAGCCTTCCGAAACATCTAAAATTCAAATAAATGTGTTACCACCTTGGTATAAAGATACTATCGGAATTGTTCTTTATTTTGTACTTATTGCACTTGGTATTGGCACATTCTATTATTATAATAAGCAAAAGATAAAAAGAGAGCAACGGTTATTAAAGATTAAATATGCCAAAGAACAGCAAGAAATTGTTAGAGAGAAAAATTTAGAGAATGAAAAGAGAATCGTCCAATTAAGGAACGAGTCTCTTAAAAATGAAGTTAAATTAAAAAGCAAACAGCTGGCTAATA
This genomic window from Mariniflexile sp. TRM1-10 contains:
- a CDS encoding helix-turn-helix and ligand-binding sensor domain-containing protein, which encodes MSPIKHCNSLLFLCLLLISQVSIAQFTPFFQNYSLSEYNAGNQNWGVSRAENGMLYVANNNGLLEYDGIKWDFMELPNKTTIRSVLAYKELIYTGSYEEFGYWKKNSKGVLIYSSLSNSIKEKISPNEEIWQILPFKEGIAFRSFLNIYIYKFNGEITKIKPKSIIISCSVVDNILYVATLNDGIYEFKNNELISKIEDKTIDNTKVLFITKYKGKLLLITSLKGCLIYENNTLKPADFEINDIIKQHLLNGFSLLNKGNMAFGTIKDGIYFTNNEGKVIFHINKENGLINNTVLSQYLDSDNKLWLGLDNGIACVDLNNNNSFFNDVSGRLGAVYDVIKFKDVIYLGSNTGLFYLDKENSLQFIKGSQGQVWNLKEIEGELFCGHNEGTFLVEDYALKLVSPVTGGWVIKKAPEQNSTYIEGTYTGLVRLKKENNIWSAKHLGKTTMPIKYLVFENQNTAWAAHAYKGLYKIKFDKNYDTIISIENYNTKGVFPDFNIRVYKIKSDICFKTNDGWLRYESILDSIVPYDVLNKSFGRDSYVISEENINQLVLKTNNDAIRFKSLLNNEKEISLSNNYFENRLIVGNENVSSINDSIFALNLNNGFMLIDSRSDSQAKLYKPTIDNIEIDKVLIDFNLNKKTSIKLNSSFGVSISSPKSSNHFFEYSIVELDPNKWKRLEKNKLELSGLKDGTYTILFRTRNYLDKPSETSKIQINVLPPWYKDTIGIVLYFVLIALGIGTFYYYNKQKIKREQRLLKIKYAKEQQEIVREKNLENEKRIVQLRNESLKNEVKLKSKQLANTALALVKKNETLQDIKKELASNKDSFDNQYAFKKILNKVDSSIAHKDEWKVFEYNFNQVHEDFFKSLKSKHANLTPKDLRICAYIKMNLLNKEIAPLMNISVRGLETHRYRLKKKLNLENDISVSHYLINLE